One window from the genome of Enterobacter pseudoroggenkampii encodes:
- a CDS encoding relaxase/mobilization nuclease domain-containing protein has protein sequence MKGMRKIRRGKNFAGVVQYALKPGAHHKCDPVVIGGNMLGDTAHEMIAEFDSTKHLRQDVAKPVWHNSLRLPDGESLSNDQWARIADDYMKRMGFSDTHVRCYVLHDDPAGQHIHIIASRIDLNGGKLYLGRNENLISTRIISELEIAHGLTVTKPAPSITPKQQKRRKVSRNEQMLAERTGLPSPKEALQQILDKSLADTPDLLTFIKRLEEAEVGWTANIASTGKMNGFSFEYRDIAFKASKLGKAYSWVNLQKQLNYNPDHLEALRTTKGVIPAPAPAPAPAPAPAPAKDVSTTDISKESISEKIAELELRLKEDRRNEIVEKILQKNSVQQQKHLRLIGWIPFLRRLAELLRSYGKSILHKTHTHFSKIHVIQPLKKARKIRL, from the coding sequence ATGAAGGGTATGCGGAAGATTCGCAGGGGTAAGAACTTTGCTGGTGTGGTCCAATACGCATTGAAACCGGGAGCACATCATAAATGCGATCCAGTCGTAATCGGGGGCAATATGCTGGGTGACACCGCCCATGAAATGATTGCAGAGTTCGATAGCACCAAGCATCTTCGCCAGGATGTCGCAAAACCAGTTTGGCACAACTCGCTTCGCTTACCTGATGGTGAATCATTATCGAATGACCAATGGGCAAGGATAGCTGACGACTACATGAAGAGAATGGGATTCAGTGATACTCATGTTCGTTGCTATGTGCTTCATGACGATCCGGCTGGTCAGCACATACACATTATCGCAAGTCGCATAGACCTCAATGGAGGGAAGCTCTACTTGGGTAGGAATGAAAACCTTATCAGCACACGGATCATTAGTGAACTCGAAATCGCTCACGGTCTGACAGTGACCAAGCCAGCCCCTTCCATTACACCAAAGCAACAGAAGCGAAGAAAAGTTTCCCGTAATGAACAGATGCTTGCAGAACGGACTGGCCTTCCCTCCCCTAAAGAAGCTCTACAACAGATACTTGATAAAAGTTTGGCAGATACACCTGATCTTTTAACTTTTATAAAACGACTGGAAGAAGCTGAAGTCGGCTGGACGGCTAACATTGCTTCTACCGGTAAGATGAACGGCTTCTCATTCGAATACCGCGATATCGCTTTCAAGGCATCCAAACTTGGAAAGGCATACTCTTGGGTAAATCTTCAAAAGCAGCTTAACTACAACCCAGATCACTTAGAAGCTCTGCGAACAACAAAGGGAGTTATCCCTGCTCCTGCTCCTGCTCCTGCTCCTGCTCCTGCTCCTGCTCCTGCAAAAGATGTTTCAACAACGGATATTTCAAAGGAAAGCATAAGTGAAAAAATTGCTGAACTCGAACTACGACTCAAAGAAGACAGAAGAAACGAAATCGTAGAAAAGATTCTTCAAAAAAACTCAGTACAACAGCAAAAGCATCTCAGGCTTATCGGCTGGATTCCATTTCTCAGAAGGCTCGCAGAGCTTCTCAGAAGCTATGGGAAGTCCATTCTTCACAAAACCCACACACACTTCTCAAAAATTCATGTAATCCAACCTTTAAAAAAGGCGAGAAAAATTCGTTTATAG
- the hxsC gene encoding His-Xaa-Ser system radical SAM maturase HxsC, producing the protein MSEVLRNDIFRFTADLPVQQGFYRLCKSKPENPQFYLPNLLVSETQLDSRLPAYFADFVVSTDLFNSIEDGDIGIVNNGNMIRVILSRRANHNTVLVTERCNNRCLFCSQPPKTGNDDWLLNQSALAIASFSLNGVVGVSGGEPLLYGEDFLQFLDFIIENSPETALHVLTNGRKFADVSFTQQMKERSEKLKITFGIPLYSSRSSVHDYLVGSEGAFDETVMGLINAGNSGINIELRIIPTLANYMELDKIIEFAGRVFSNINQISLMGLESIGWARKNWSSIFIEHDSYSEKILSAIGTAQRSGITLTIFNYPLCHLPERAWGFATQSISDWKNYYPKECDECTQKSSCAGYFSSSKGRFHQPPRPIL; encoded by the coding sequence ATGTCTGAGGTGCTGAGAAACGACATTTTCAGATTTACGGCAGATCTGCCAGTTCAGCAAGGTTTCTATCGCTTGTGCAAATCTAAGCCCGAAAATCCTCAATTCTATCTGCCAAATTTACTGGTCAGTGAAACTCAACTTGATTCCAGACTTCCTGCATATTTTGCAGACTTCGTTGTGAGCACTGATCTTTTCAATTCCATAGAAGATGGTGATATAGGGATTGTTAATAATGGCAACATGATTAGGGTGATTTTGTCACGGAGAGCAAACCATAACACTGTTCTGGTAACTGAAAGGTGCAACAACCGTTGCCTTTTTTGTTCTCAGCCTCCTAAGACAGGAAACGATGACTGGCTTCTTAACCAGTCAGCACTTGCCATCGCCTCTTTCTCCCTGAATGGTGTAGTAGGAGTGAGTGGGGGAGAACCTCTACTGTATGGCGAAGATTTCTTGCAATTTCTTGACTTCATAATCGAAAACTCACCTGAGACAGCTTTGCATGTTTTGACCAATGGACGAAAGTTTGCAGATGTCAGTTTTACTCAACAGATGAAAGAGCGAAGCGAAAAGCTCAAAATAACTTTCGGTATTCCGCTTTATTCTTCAAGGTCGTCAGTTCATGACTATCTGGTTGGAAGCGAAGGGGCATTTGATGAGACAGTTATGGGGCTTATCAATGCCGGTAACTCAGGGATCAACATTGAGTTAAGAATCATTCCGACACTGGCTAACTATATGGAACTGGACAAAATCATAGAGTTCGCTGGTCGCGTGTTTTCCAATATCAACCAGATTTCTCTTATGGGCTTAGAATCTATCGGCTGGGCACGTAAAAACTGGTCATCAATCTTCATTGAGCATGATAGCTATAGTGAGAAAATTCTCTCTGCCATAGGAACAGCACAAAGGTCAGGCATCACCCTAACAATCTTCAATTACCCATTGTGCCATCTTCCTGAAAGAGCTTGGGGATTTGCTACTCAGTCAATTTCTGACTGGAAAAATTACTACCCCAAAGAATGTGATGAATGTACTCAGAAGTCTTCCTGTGCTGGTTATTTCAGTTCATCAAAAGGCCGTTTTCATCAACCACCGAGACCAATTTTATGA
- a CDS encoding ParB/RepB/Spo0J family partition protein, with amino-acid sequence MLPETNEFPIIQIEIAKIKFLNPRTRNKVVHEEIKESIKKRGLSKPISVRAIDEDDFKYALICGQGRIEALVALGETIIPAIIRDVSEEDAYVMSLVENIARRRPRSNELLQVIKDMKIRGLSDSEISEITGYSSNWVSSINMLLDKGEHKLLSAVERGNLPLYLAVQFARCETEEAQDILTEAYDKKLIKSRDIIKIKHILNQRTIGNKGAKAAGFYYHKPSKRMTAEELIGLYENSIAEHKSVYNNSKFIKTNLLIVNEIFNIIMMNKSFQNLLEQENLSELPSQILNPINKEASK; translated from the coding sequence ATGCTGCCTGAAACAAATGAATTCCCAATAATACAAATTGAGATTGCAAAAATAAAATTCCTTAACCCAAGAACTAGAAATAAGGTAGTGCATGAAGAAATTAAGGAAAGCATAAAAAAAAGAGGATTAAGCAAGCCTATAAGCGTGAGAGCGATTGATGAAGACGATTTCAAATATGCTTTAATTTGTGGTCAAGGGAGAATAGAGGCTCTCGTTGCATTAGGTGAAACCATTATTCCAGCAATTATAAGAGATGTATCAGAAGAAGATGCTTACGTTATGAGTTTAGTTGAAAACATTGCAAGGAGGAGACCACGTTCCAATGAGTTATTACAGGTAATAAAAGATATGAAAATCAGAGGACTTTCAGACTCCGAAATAAGTGAGATTACTGGGTATTCATCGAACTGGGTGAGCAGTATAAATATGCTTCTTGATAAGGGAGAGCATAAACTTCTCTCTGCAGTCGAACGGGGGAATTTGCCTCTATATCTTGCAGTGCAATTTGCAAGATGTGAAACTGAAGAAGCTCAAGATATTCTTACCGAAGCATATGATAAAAAATTAATTAAAAGCCGGGACATTATAAAGATAAAACACATTCTAAATCAGCGAACAATTGGGAATAAAGGTGCAAAAGCAGCCGGGTTTTATTATCACAAACCATCAAAAAGAATGACTGCTGAGGAGTTAATTGGGCTTTATGAAAATAGTATCGCTGAACATAAATCTGTTTATAACAACTCTAAATTTATAAAAACTAATTTACTGATAGTAAATGAGATTTTTAACATCATAATGATGAATAAAAGCTTTCAAAATTTACTTGAACAAGAGAATCTATCAGAACTGCCATCTCAAATCCTCAATCCAATAAACAAAGAGGCATCAAAATGA
- the hxsD gene encoding His-Xaa-Ser system protein HxsD, translating to MWEKILQKNLYSEWVIRNTLYWMTSVSPWKLEENISSWIIFFEIGGPECEFEFARLLNDFSLREKLHHQTGQLRDAIISKVLRSIDDRLA from the coding sequence ATGTGGGAAAAGATATTACAAAAAAATCTTTATTCTGAATGGGTTATCCGAAACACCCTATACTGGATGACTTCTGTAAGCCCATGGAAACTTGAAGAAAACATATCCTCGTGGATTATCTTCTTTGAGATAGGTGGTCCTGAATGTGAGTTTGAATTCGCAAGGTTGTTAAACGATTTTAGCCTCCGTGAGAAACTTCACCATCAAACTGGTCAGTTGCGTGATGCCATCATCAGCAAGGTTCTCCGAAGCATAGATGACAGGCTTGCATAA
- a CDS encoding ParB/RepB/Spo0J family partition protein, with translation MIQIRFGDNFIYLETNKLIPSKELLENVKLSHKYHQIVTSIESLGIIEPIIVFYDKDKDAIKILDGHLRVEALKDLGIEKAPCLLSSIDDAFTPNKQVNHINVVEEHRMIIKSLAKVSIEKLSAALGISIDAIKDKANVMNGIDPSVIAKLSDKPIPKATFDVLRKMKPIRQIEAVGTMINFDNYSKKFAMSILDATPASMIVNKGKNTPYKKDIKKTILRLEQEMATTSEETKKLQTEYGSDMLKFVIIQSYINKLLGNSKVLHWFLENEVDYLNELKRISKINSLDEKTLAENSQS, from the coding sequence ATGATTCAGATACGTTTTGGCGACAATTTTATTTATTTAGAAACTAACAAGTTAATTCCCTCTAAGGAATTGTTAGAAAATGTAAAGTTAAGTCATAAATATCATCAAATAGTTACCTCTATTGAAAGCTTAGGTATTATTGAACCAATAATAGTGTTCTATGACAAAGATAAAGATGCCATTAAGATACTCGATGGCCATTTGAGGGTTGAGGCTTTAAAAGACTTAGGCATAGAAAAAGCTCCATGTTTACTTTCGAGCATAGATGATGCGTTCACTCCTAACAAACAAGTCAATCATATAAATGTAGTTGAAGAACATAGAATGATAATCAAGTCCTTGGCAAAAGTTTCAATTGAAAAACTTAGTGCTGCTTTGGGAATATCTATTGATGCTATAAAAGATAAAGCTAATGTGATGAACGGTATAGATCCAAGTGTAATTGCGAAACTTTCTGATAAACCTATACCTAAGGCTACATTTGATGTTTTGAGGAAAATGAAGCCAATTCGTCAAATTGAAGCAGTCGGTACAATGATTAATTTTGATAATTATAGTAAAAAATTTGCAATGAGCATCTTGGATGCTACACCGGCATCAATGATAGTAAATAAAGGGAAAAACACTCCCTATAAAAAGGACATAAAAAAAACCATACTTCGTCTGGAACAGGAAATGGCAACAACTTCGGAAGAAACAAAAAAACTTCAAACCGAGTATGGTTCAGATATGTTGAAATTCGTGATAATCCAGTCATATATTAATAAATTACTGGGTAACTCTAAAGTTCTTCATTGGTTCTTGGAAAACGAGGTTGATTATCTTAATGAGTTAAAAAGAATTTCGAAAATTAATTCTTTAGATGAGAAGACTCTTGCTGAAAACAGCCAGTCATAG
- a CDS encoding recombinase family protein gives MASENDKNHKVRVAQYLRMSTDHQQYSLHNQSEYIKDYAEKNNMEIAYTYDDAGKSGVSIVGRHSLQQLLSDVEQKKIDIQAVLFYDVSRFGRFQNSDEAAYYSFLFERNGVDLIYCSEPIPTKDFPLESSVILNIKRSSAAYHSRNLSEKVFIGQVNLIKLGYHQGGMAGYGLRRLLVDENGIAKEILSFRKRKSIQTDRVILIPGPKNEIKIVNRIYDLFIDYNVPEFIIAERLNEQNIPAENGTLWTRAKIHQILTNEKYIGNNIYNKTSSKLKSRLVKNPKHEWVRCDKAYKPIISKKKYNKAQDIIQLRSIHLTNEELLEKLKQKLESNGKLSGFIIDEDDTGPSSSVYRTRFGGLLRAYTLIGYKPEHDYSYLQINEALRSFYSGIIEDFKGRILKSNCYIDEYKYAPMLYINDELLISVLITKCIHMKSGKLRWKVRFDNSQKADITIVIRMDSQNISPLDFYIIPKIENEYSKMCMTETNNIRLDLYRFDNLDKLLQIITRMKVRELYAA, from the coding sequence ATGGCTAGCGAAAATGATAAAAATCATAAAGTTAGAGTCGCACAGTACTTGAGGATGTCTACCGACCATCAGCAATATTCTTTACATAATCAGTCCGAATACATCAAAGATTATGCTGAAAAGAACAATATGGAAATCGCTTATACCTACGATGATGCAGGTAAGAGCGGAGTCAGTATCGTAGGCAGGCATTCTTTGCAGCAGTTACTTAGTGATGTAGAACAAAAGAAAATAGATATACAGGCTGTATTATTTTATGATGTGAGTCGTTTTGGTCGTTTTCAAAACAGTGATGAAGCTGCATATTATTCCTTTCTATTTGAGAGAAACGGTGTAGACCTTATATACTGTTCTGAACCTATACCCACTAAAGATTTCCCTTTAGAGTCTTCTGTAATACTGAATATAAAAAGATCTAGTGCTGCATATCACAGCAGGAATTTATCAGAAAAGGTATTTATAGGACAAGTAAATTTAATAAAGCTTGGTTATCATCAAGGCGGCATGGCTGGTTATGGGCTGAGACGTCTTTTAGTAGATGAAAATGGCATAGCTAAAGAAATATTGAGTTTCCGCAAAAGAAAGAGTATTCAAACAGATAGAGTAATATTAATTCCGGGCCCCAAAAATGAGATAAAAATTGTAAATAGAATCTATGATCTCTTTATAGATTATAACGTACCAGAATTCATTATTGCTGAGAGATTAAATGAACAGAATATACCTGCAGAAAATGGAACATTATGGACTCGTGCAAAAATACATCAAATCTTGACAAATGAAAAATATATTGGAAACAACATATATAACAAAACCTCATCTAAACTAAAAAGTAGACTTGTAAAAAACCCCAAACATGAATGGGTTAGATGTGACAAAGCATATAAACCCATTATTTCAAAGAAAAAATATAATAAAGCTCAAGATATAATTCAGCTCCGATCCATACATTTGACTAATGAAGAGCTTTTAGAAAAGCTAAAACAAAAATTGGAATCTAATGGAAAACTATCAGGATTTATCATTGATGAAGATGATACAGGCCCTTCATCTTCTGTTTACAGAACCCGATTTGGTGGTCTTTTAAGAGCATATACTTTGATTGGTTATAAGCCAGAACATGATTACAGTTATCTCCAAATAAATGAAGCACTAAGATCATTTTACTCAGGTATAATTGAGGATTTTAAGGGGAGGATTTTAAAAAGTAACTGCTATATAGACGAATATAAATATGCCCCAATGCTTTACATCAATGATGAGCTTTTAATTTCCGTCCTTATTACTAAATGCATACATATGAAATCAGGTAAACTTAGATGGAAGGTCCGGTTTGATAACTCACAGAAAGCAGACATAACAATTGTTATACGAATGGATTCACAAAATATTTCGCCTCTTGATTTTTATATCATACCAAAGATAGAAAACGAATATAGTAAAATGTGCATGACGGAAACAAACAACATTCGATTAGATCTCTATAGATTTGATAATCTGGATAAACTTCTACAAATTATTACTCGCATGAAAGTGAGGGAACTATATGCTGCCTGA
- a CDS encoding TIGR04141 family sporadically distributed protein, which yields MKIKLSIYKTKRFSDAIDQVLNLERVKRPVEFEMEDARAYLYVKEYMDPKPPEWTTFFMGQNPGIEPDFFGMNSSTGAVLVIEANNSRYLIPFGTGHHLINDGSIVKGFGLKTTLNSIEHKKIRSLDKGSHNETNLLTRSQSSKEVDIYNLKIDSEMDILTTLTGTSTEDILGSKITGKDAFVIMPDIELKAIPALLTKIDSIYLLPLPEEFEWVNNIKEADEQEVEILDSLLIDRIKEKDFNDLWLGEPEIIDWENQIGYCFDKRQRFIHETLSIYHVCDYFDGKKTEVTVDELKKNYLHVLNADFESIKKWSLYRCLYAEIKEGDQNYILRDSIWYVADRNFVSTIDDEMKKIIHYEESDKFPVYSYKREEDYNKKLCQDDNSFTHMDQKFIHHGGGKSKIEFCDLIRGQSDFIHVKYYTGSQSMSHLFSQGFIGSELFISDSEFRGKLNEKLPAHIKLADHINRPDAKKYKLVFAIASNKNLPEDLPLFSKVNLKNFHKSITNFGYEVRICKIAVDPDIYKKKLCKPQKNKL from the coding sequence ATGAAGATAAAACTCTCTATTTATAAAACAAAAAGGTTTAGCGATGCTATTGATCAGGTTTTGAATTTGGAAAGGGTCAAAAGACCTGTTGAATTCGAGATGGAGGATGCACGAGCATATCTATATGTAAAGGAGTACATGGACCCAAAACCTCCTGAATGGACCACCTTTTTTATGGGCCAAAATCCTGGCATAGAACCTGATTTCTTCGGTATGAATAGTAGCACAGGAGCAGTATTAGTTATTGAAGCTAACAATTCCAGATATCTTATTCCCTTTGGAACCGGTCATCACTTAATCAATGATGGCAGCATTGTCAAAGGATTTGGGCTTAAAACAACTCTTAATAGTATAGAACATAAAAAAATTCGCAGTTTAGATAAAGGCAGTCACAACGAAACGAACCTGTTAACTCGCAGTCAGAGCAGTAAAGAAGTCGATATATACAACCTAAAAATAGATTCTGAGATGGATATTCTCACAACTCTCACAGGCACTTCGACAGAAGATATTTTAGGAAGTAAAATTACTGGCAAAGATGCTTTTGTGATCATGCCGGATATTGAATTGAAGGCTATTCCAGCACTGTTGACCAAAATAGACTCTATTTACTTATTACCTCTTCCTGAAGAATTCGAATGGGTTAACAATATCAAGGAGGCTGATGAACAAGAAGTTGAGATATTGGATTCGCTTTTGATTGATCGGATAAAGGAAAAAGACTTCAATGATTTATGGCTTGGAGAGCCAGAAATAATTGACTGGGAAAATCAAATAGGCTATTGCTTTGATAAGAGACAAAGATTCATTCATGAAACCTTATCAATATACCATGTTTGTGATTATTTTGATGGTAAGAAAACTGAAGTAACTGTTGATGAACTCAAAAAAAATTACCTGCATGTTTTGAATGCCGATTTTGAATCGATAAAAAAATGGTCTTTATATAGGTGCCTCTATGCCGAGATAAAAGAAGGTGATCAGAACTATATTCTTCGAGACTCTATATGGTATGTTGCAGATAGGAATTTTGTATCGACTATTGATGATGAAATGAAAAAAATAATTCATTATGAGGAGTCGGATAAATTCCCTGTATATTCATATAAACGAGAGGAGGATTATAATAAAAAACTTTGCCAAGATGATAATTCCTTTACACACATGGATCAGAAATTCATTCATCATGGTGGTGGTAAAAGTAAGATTGAATTTTGTGATCTTATCAGAGGTCAATCAGATTTTATCCATGTAAAATATTATACTGGTTCGCAAAGTATGAGCCATCTTTTTTCACAAGGATTTATAGGTTCTGAACTTTTTATAAGTGACTCTGAATTTCGAGGCAAACTTAATGAGAAACTACCTGCTCATATAAAATTAGCCGATCATATAAATAGACCAGATGCTAAAAAATATAAACTAGTTTTCGCCATAGCTTCTAATAAAAATCTTCCCGAAGATTTACCTTTGTTTTCTAAAGTAAACTTGAAAAATTTCCACAAGAGTATTACCAATTTTGGGTATGAGGTCAGGATCTGCAAAATTGCTGTGGACCCAGATATTTATAAAAAGAAGCTATGTAAACCACAAAAGAACAAGCTTTAA
- the hxsB gene encoding His-Xaa-Ser system radical SAM maturase HxsB → MKLMPFNFDRMPDGRVFISNLAGFHHFLGEQEFLDLVNGHISQEQSSSLESKLFICGDESSSVTPYALSSAFAKRLMNELAIRPIFMIVPTLRCDHTCKYCQVSRASVTADGYDLNPELIPQIVSTIKKLGTPPYKIEVQGGEPLLRFDLVQSIYHECEISLGSDAFEMVIATSLSLLDESILSWVKERNITFSVSLDGIEAVHNKNRILTDFQAHNKAVTGIRKITEELGANRVATVTTVTKELTKEPASIVDAHLSLGLTDMFIRPVSPYGFAQKQSFTFSMPEYFAFYKELMQEVLIQNEKGIPVIEHSAAIHLKRIFNPGFSGYADLKSPSGVVLNCILFNYDGKVYGSDESRMLQKVNPEADFSAGEFASLSFSSNEYYRSALSSSFNFAMPGCDTCAYQPFCGADPCQNISVHGEPVGDKSRSTFCQYHKGMFRFLLNEISQDGPMAKMLKGWAYV, encoded by the coding sequence ATGAAACTCATGCCTTTTAACTTCGACAGGATGCCTGACGGCCGGGTATTCATCAGTAACCTCGCTGGCTTTCATCATTTTTTAGGAGAGCAGGAATTTCTCGATCTGGTAAACGGTCACATCAGTCAAGAACAGTCCTCATCGCTTGAAAGCAAACTTTTCATTTGCGGAGATGAATCTTCCTCCGTTACCCCTTATGCACTAAGTTCGGCTTTTGCCAAACGACTCATGAATGAACTGGCGATCAGGCCAATCTTCATGATTGTACCTACTCTTCGGTGTGATCATACTTGCAAATATTGCCAGGTCAGTAGGGCATCGGTCACCGCTGATGGTTATGACCTCAATCCTGAACTGATACCGCAAATTGTCAGCACCATTAAGAAACTAGGTACACCTCCCTACAAGATAGAAGTACAGGGCGGTGAACCACTTCTCAGGTTCGATCTTGTTCAGTCAATCTATCACGAGTGTGAGATTTCATTGGGTAGTGATGCTTTTGAAATGGTGATTGCTACAAGTCTGTCATTACTCGATGAAAGCATTCTCTCATGGGTTAAAGAGCGGAATATCACCTTCTCGGTCTCGCTCGATGGGATTGAAGCTGTCCATAACAAGAATCGCATCCTTACTGACTTTCAAGCTCATAACAAAGCAGTAACTGGTATTCGGAAAATCACAGAAGAACTTGGCGCAAACCGGGTAGCTACGGTTACCACAGTTACTAAGGAGCTGACTAAAGAGCCAGCTTCCATAGTAGATGCTCATTTGTCTCTGGGTCTTACAGACATGTTTATCAGGCCTGTTAGTCCTTATGGGTTTGCTCAGAAGCAGAGCTTCACTTTTTCAATGCCAGAGTATTTTGCTTTTTATAAAGAGTTGATGCAGGAAGTGTTGATTCAGAATGAAAAGGGAATACCTGTCATTGAGCACTCGGCTGCTATTCATCTCAAGCGAATTTTCAATCCAGGCTTCAGTGGTTATGCAGATCTAAAATCGCCAAGCGGAGTTGTGCTGAACTGCATCCTGTTCAATTATGACGGTAAAGTCTACGGTAGTGATGAAAGTCGTATGCTTCAGAAAGTAAACCCGGAAGCAGATTTCAGTGCAGGAGAGTTTGCCTCACTCTCATTCAGTAGCAACGAATACTACCGTTCCGCTCTCTCATCTTCATTTAACTTCGCCATGCCAGGTTGTGACACCTGTGCATACCAGCCTTTCTGTGGAGCAGATCCTTGCCAGAACATTAGTGTTCATGGCGAACCTGTTGGTGACAAGAGTCGTTCTACTTTCTGCCAGTATCACAAAGGCATGTTCCGCTTCCTTCTGAATGAAATCTCTCAGGATGGACCGATGGCAAAGATGCTTAAAGGGTGGGCTTATGTCTGA
- the hxsA gene encoding His-Xaa-Ser repeat protein HxsA encodes MKKFNFAALLPGFLALNNSVWASDSSTGASDLPGMTLNEHDLVIAPLNTEVPFYIAGHRSHSSHRSHSSHRSSSGGGYYGGSTPYYPKTYSSPSSSGSSTSGTNSPSSSSSVRSLRSNDTDASTTTNSAGMNGTTRASSGLASDTEKRKRLIMRVQFALLDKGFYNGNIDGSMGPATRTAIKNYRVAYGLPTPVRETLDAQLLNSLNILAR; translated from the coding sequence ATGAAAAAATTTAATTTCGCTGCTCTGCTTCCGGGATTTTTAGCACTCAATAATTCTGTATGGGCAAGTGATTCCTCCACTGGTGCAAGTGATTTGCCCGGTATGACTCTTAATGAGCATGATTTAGTTATAGCTCCACTTAACACGGAAGTACCTTTCTACATTGCAGGGCATCGTAGTCATAGCTCCCATCGAAGCCATAGTTCTCATAGATCTTCGTCTGGTGGTGGGTACTATGGTGGAAGCACTCCTTATTATCCTAAAACATACAGTTCACCAAGCTCATCAGGCTCATCCACTTCAGGTACAAATTCGCCATCGTCTTCTTCATCTGTTCGTTCGCTTCGCTCTAATGACACCGATGCCTCTACGACCACAAACTCTGCTGGAATGAATGGAACTACTCGTGCAAGTAGTGGGCTGGCTTCTGATACTGAAAAGCGTAAGCGTTTGATCATGCGAGTGCAGTTCGCATTACTGGATAAAGGGTTTTATAACGGCAATATAGACGGAAGTATGGGGCCTGCGACACGAACTGCTATCAAAAATTACAGAGTTGCATATGGGCTTCCTACTCCAGTAAGAGAAACATTAGATGCTCAGTTATTGAACTCTTTGAATATACTGGCTCGTTAA